In Candidatus Babeliales bacterium, the DNA window ATATGATCGTTGAATATTTTGAAAAACATTCAGAAAAAATCAGAGAATATAAATAAAAAAAGCCCTGCACTTAACGCAGGGCTTTCAAAATTCAAAAAAAATAATTTTGTAAATTAACCAACTTTTAATAATTCCACATCAAAAATAAGATCTGCATTTGGTCGAATAACCTGCCCTGCACCACGCGTGCCGTAAGCTAGCTCTGATGGAATAAATAAGCGACGTTTTTCACCAACTTTCATAGGCATAACTCCCTCATCCCATCCTTCAATTACTTGACAAACACCAAGAGTAAAGGTAAACGGTTGCCCGCGATCTACACTGCTATCAAATTTTTTGCCAGGCTCGCCTTGTTCATTCAACCAACCAGTATAATGAACTGTCACTTGCTGCCCCTTTTTTGGCGAAGCACCAGTTCCTTCTTTAATAACTTCGTATTGCAAACCAGAATCAGTTTTTTTATGTGTCATTTTTGAAATCCTTTTTGGTTCATCTATTTTGTTGTTTTTTCTTTTATTTTTTGATTCTATCAAACCTGCTACTAAAAAAACTGGCAAGACTATTAAAGAACCAATCATTAATTTCTTCATTATTATTCCTTTTTAATATAAGATTTTTAAATGTATTCCTAAGATATCAAAGCTTATGTAATTCAACAATAGTTAACTCATGACAACTGGCATTGT includes these proteins:
- a CDS encoding FKBP-type peptidyl-prolyl cis-trans isomerase codes for the protein MKKLMIGSLIVLPVFLVAGLIESKNKRKNNKIDEPKRISKMTHKKTDSGLQYEVIKEGTGASPKKGQQVTVHYTGWLNEQGEPGKKFDSSVDRGQPFTFTLGVCQVIEGWDEGVMPMKVGEKRRLFIPSELAYGTRGAGQVIRPNADLIFDVELLKVG